One Syntrophorhabdaceae bacterium genomic window, TGTGTAAATCTATACATTTGCCTTTATCTGTTTTTCCAAGGCTAACGGATATTTTGTCGTTGATAAGGCCTTTGGGGACGAGCAGTTTGAGCTTCAGCGTGGAAGACTCTATCTCGGGCTGATCGGCTGCCTTTATGAGCTGTATGCCCATCTCCTTGTCAAAGAAGCCGGTGATCGGGTATTTCAGGCAATAAGCGATCTCAGACAGAACAGCCACCGACGGGCTGACTTCCCCTGTCTCAATCCTCTGAATGGTAAGATAGCTAAGCCCAACCTGCTTAGCCAATTCCTTCATGCTCATACCTTGTTTCTTTCTGATCTGCCGTATTCTATTTCCTACTTCCATAGGACAAAGTGTATCAATAAATAAATAGTTGTCAAGAAAAATGTTTACTTTTGTATATATTTTATCATGATGCCGGATACCGATGACAGATCATGGCAGGCCGTATATCGTATATCGAAAGACCCGTAAGTCGTGAGGGGATTAAAGTGTGGTACAAAAAGCATAGAGCATAGCGTGACAACCATGAGTCATCGTGAGGAGCGAAGCAGGGTATAATCATTGAATGAGATTGCCACGCCCTTCGGGCTCGCAATGACAAAACTCCGAGGGATTTCGCTCGCCTTACGCCTTACGCCTTACGCCTGACGAGATTCTTTTTCACCTTTCACCTTTCACTATTCACTGCCTTTATTCTGCGTGTTTACGAGGGACATCCCGACACAAGTGCTAATCCTAATGGAAAATCTGGGATAAATCGACTTGGGCAACAAACCGTTCTTCCGGCTTTCCCTTATCGTGTACTCACAATGAAAACGCCCGCCGGGGTGGCGGGCGTTTAGTTTCCGTATTCACGCATTCACACTTATGCGCATTTGCTCATTACGACTGTTTCTTGAACTCCTTTTCCATTGCGTCTTTCGCAGGCTTCACGTAGATGTCTCTCAGTTTCGGCTTCTCGATCTTACCTGCCGGGTTCCTCGGGATGGCGGTATATACCATCTTTTCCGGCCATTTGTACTTCGCAAGACCTTTCTCTTTTACGAAATTAATGATCTCTTCGTCGGTAATGGTCTGGCCTTCCTTGGGCTGAATGATCGCCATAACAATCTCAATGAGCCTCGGGTGAGGATAACCGAGAACGGCGACATCCTGGACCTTGGGGTGCTTCCTCAGGGCGTCTTCGATCTCAGCCGGGAAGATGTTCTCACCGCCCCTGATGATAAGGTCTTTTGCCCTGTCAGCAAAGAAGATGAAGCCTTCTTCGTCTTCATATGCAAGGTCACCTGTATAGAGCCAGCCGTCTTTGATCGTCTTGGCTGTCATCTCCGGGTTGAAGGCATATTCTTTCATGAGTCGCGGTCCCTTGAGGAGCAATTCACCGACCCCGCCGGCAGGAAGCTTTTTGCCCTCGCTGTCAATAACCTTTGCCTCCATGAAGGCTGTCGCCTTTCCAATGGAGCCGGGTTTTTTCATTATGTCTTCATCATAACAGTTCGTGAGTCCGCCGCCGCCGCCCTCTGTGATACCATAAATGTTTGCGATCGGAAGCTTGGGGAAGAACTTCTTTGAATCCTCAAGGAGGATGTAAGGAACCGGCTGCGCGCCGATCTCTATATGTAAAAGGGCTGAAAGGTCATATTTTTTAAGGTCTACCTGACCCGATTTGATGGCGTTGATCACGTCAGACCATGTAGGAACCGTATTCCAGCCGCCTGTACATCTTTCTTCTGCCATTGACTGGAGATAAAATTCCGGCTGCAACTCCATTGGCATCAGGACCTTGCCTGCCGCTATATAGCACGGAAAGGAAAGGAAGAGTGTGCCGCTGTGATAGTACGGGTGCGGGGCCAGGTATACACTGTTGTACCCTTCATTATAGGTAAGGGCATTGCCTATACCGATATAAAAGAGTGTCCTGTGTGTATGGGAGACCGGTTTCGGCGCTCCTGTTGTGCCGGAGGTGAACATGAGCTCTGCCATATCGTCATCGTCTGTCTCCACACAAACTTCAGACGCATCGCCCTTTGTTAAAATCTCATTATACGACTTCACGCCCGCGGGGATAGTGTTGCCGAGGCAGATGAAGTGCTTGCAATAGTCCATCTCTTTCATGATCGGTTCCATCCTTGCGTTGAACTGTTCGCCGAACATGAAGGCCTTGCATTTTGTTACGTCCGCTGCATATTTGATATCGGCACTTGCGAAGCGGAAGTTGAGAGGTGTTACCGTTGCACCTGTCTTGAGGACGGCTATATAGCTTGCATACCATTCCATCGAGTTCATCATAAGATGACAGACGATATCGCCCTTCTTAACACCACAGTCCTTCATCAGGTAATTGGCGATCTTGTTCGCCTGCTCATTAAACTGCTCCCACGTAAGACACCGGCGCGTCTTTTTTGACGGATAGCTCTCGATGATGAACTCTCTCTTGGGAAACTTGCTGGCATTGAGCCCCGAAAACATTGCTAAATTCATAGTACCCTCCTTTTATGTTTATGTTACTGTTTTTATATTGCTTTACGATTTTTAGCATGATAAATTGAACAGTGTTATTTGTCAACATTAAAATTACGTGATAACCGAGGAGGGAGTAACCATGGGTGACGTATATGTACACATAGGTGAGATCCTCGCAAGAAACGCACGCAGGTTTCCGAATGACGTGGCGCTTGTCGAGAGAATACCGGCTGAAAAGAAAAGGGTAGAGCTTACCTGGAAACAGTTTGACGACCAGGCGAATCAATTTGCCAATGTCCTCACGGCAAAAGGGGTGAAAAGAGGCGATAAGGTTGTTCATTTTATGATGAATTCTATTGACTGGCTTGTCGCGTACTTCGGAATTATCCGGACAGGCGCCTGGGTAGTACCTCTTAATTTCCGCTTTACTGCCGAAGACGTGAAATATTGCTGCGATGTGGCAGAACCAACTGTCGTTGTTTACGACGAAGAATTTGCAAAAAGGATCGATGCGATAAAGGACAGGCTCCCGACAGTAAAAAACTATATCTGCGTAGGGCAGAACATCCCTGCCTATGCGGAATCGTTCAGGAAGCTTGTCGATGCTGCTGCGGCGACGCCGCTTGATGTCGAGATCACCTTTGCAGACCCCTGCGGTCTCTATTTCACATCCGGAACGACGGGTCAGCCCAAGCCGATCCTGCTGACACACAAGAACATGGTCAGCGCATGCATTACAGAGAACGCCCACCACTGGCAGAGGAAAAACGACGTCTTCATCCTTATCCCGCCGCTCTACCATACCGGTGCAAAGATGCACTGGTTCGGGAG contains:
- a CDS encoding helix-turn-helix domain-containing protein; protein product: MEVGNRIRQIRKKQGMSMKELAKQVGLSYLTIQRIETGEVSPSVAVLSEIAYCLKYPITGFFDKEMGIQLIKAADQPEIESSTLKLKLLVPKGLINDKISVSLGKTDKGKCIDLHKNQGLEITYILKGKCRKIYDNKVLELEAGDIVCFDAERPHSVEALEPMEFINFYLRQIP
- a CDS encoding class I adenylate-forming enzyme family protein, translating into MNLAMFSGLNASKFPKREFIIESYPSKKTRRCLTWEQFNEQANKIANYLMKDCGVKKGDIVCHLMMNSMEWYASYIAVLKTGATVTPLNFRFASADIKYAADVTKCKAFMFGEQFNARMEPIMKEMDYCKHFICLGNTIPAGVKSYNEILTKGDASEVCVETDDDDMAELMFTSGTTGAPKPVSHTHRTLFYIGIGNALTYNEGYNSVYLAPHPYYHSGTLFLSFPCYIAAGKVLMPMELQPEFYLQSMAEERCTGGWNTVPTWSDVINAIKSGQVDLKKYDLSALLHIEIGAQPVPYILLEDSKKFFPKLPIANIYGITEGGGGGLTNCYDEDIMKKPGSIGKATAFMEAKVIDSEGKKLPAGGVGELLLKGPRLMKEYAFNPEMTAKTIKDGWLYTGDLAYEDEEGFIFFADRAKDLIIRGGENIFPAEIEDALRKHPKVQDVAVLGYPHPRLIEIVMAIIQPKEGQTITDEEIINFVKEKGLAKYKWPEKMVYTAIPRNPAGKIEKPKLRDIYVKPAKDAMEKEFKKQS